In one Cloacibacillus sp. An23 genomic region, the following are encoded:
- the bioD gene encoding dethiobiotin synthase: MSRAIFVTATGTDVGKTYVTALIVKKLRDAGINAGYYKAALSGAEERGGKLVPGDADFVARMSGMTEAPESLVSYIYKNPLSPHLAARIEGDPPNLNVIRRDFARALKKYEYLCVEGSGGIVCPIRWDGERIMLSDIINACGLSVVIVSPSGLGSINSAVLTAGYARANGIEVRGIIMNDYDETQIMHRDNKYMIEELAGARVAACVKRGDTELSISAEGLCGLFKEAEEIDA, translated from the coding sequence GTGAGCCGCGCGATATTCGTCACCGCGACTGGAACGGACGTCGGGAAGACCTACGTCACGGCGCTGATTGTAAAAAAGCTGCGCGATGCCGGAATAAACGCCGGTTATTACAAGGCGGCGCTCAGCGGCGCGGAGGAGCGCGGCGGCAAGCTCGTCCCCGGCGACGCGGATTTCGTCGCCCGTATGAGCGGCATGACAGAAGCGCCGGAGAGCCTCGTCTCCTACATTTACAAAAATCCTCTGTCGCCTCACCTCGCTGCGCGCATCGAAGGTGATCCGCCTAATCTTAACGTAATACGCCGTGATTTCGCGCGCGCCCTGAAAAAATACGAATACCTATGCGTCGAGGGCAGCGGCGGCATCGTCTGCCCGATACGCTGGGACGGCGAGCGCATTATGCTCTCGGACATAATCAATGCCTGCGGCCTCTCCGTCGTGATAGTTTCGCCTTCGGGCCTCGGCTCGATAAATTCCGCAGTCCTGACCGCCGGGTATGCGCGCGCGAACGGCATAGAAGTCCGCGGCATAATCATGAACGACTACGACGAAACACAAATCATGCACAGGGACAACAAATATATGATAGAAGAGCTCGCCGGCGCGCGCGTCGCGGCATGCGTGAAACGCGGCGACACGGAGCTGTCCATAAGCGCGGAGGGACTTTGCGGACTTTTCAAGGAGGCGGAAGAAATTGACGCTTGA
- the bioA gene encoding adenosylmethionine--8-amino-7-oxononanoate transaminase yields MTLEERDLKHIWHPCSQMKDYEDLPPIVIDHGKGVYLYDVYGKEYIDIVSSWWCNLLGHCNPTINAAVKEQIDRLEHVIFANFTHEPAIRLCEELSEVVPRGLTKFNFSDNGSASVECALKMAFQYQHQTGRPEKTKFICLSDGYHGETIGALSVGCLDLYAKIYKPMLMDVERIEAPDCYRCPCGRERGNCSVECFAFAERLFEEHAAECCAVIVEPLLQGSAGMRIYPAEYLTKLRALCDEYNVLLIADEIATGFGRTGKMFAFDHAGVSPDIMCISKGLTGGYMPMAITVVTDEIYGAFYADYREGRAFMHSHTYSGNPLGCSAALAVQKILREDKTIEKAAPRAKYLNELLNDTFAAHPNVGEIRHIGLINAIELVADKKSKKGFDGEKRTGYAIYKEALKRGLILRPLGDVIYFNPPLTITERELEEAVARAKSALDAVLG; encoded by the coding sequence TTGACGCTTGAGGAGAGAGACCTGAAACACATTTGGCACCCGTGCTCGCAGATGAAGGACTACGAGGATCTGCCGCCGATAGTGATAGACCATGGGAAAGGCGTGTACCTCTACGACGTTTACGGCAAAGAGTACATAGACATCGTCAGCTCGTGGTGGTGCAACCTTCTTGGGCACTGCAATCCTACGATAAACGCCGCTGTCAAAGAACAGATAGACCGCCTCGAGCACGTGATATTCGCGAACTTCACGCACGAGCCGGCGATACGTCTGTGCGAGGAACTTTCGGAAGTCGTGCCGCGCGGCCTCACGAAGTTCAACTTCTCGGACAACGGCTCAGCCTCCGTCGAATGCGCGCTGAAGATGGCCTTCCAGTACCAGCACCAGACCGGGCGCCCGGAAAAAACTAAATTCATCTGCCTCTCTGACGGCTATCACGGCGAGACGATAGGCGCGCTCTCCGTCGGCTGCCTCGACCTTTACGCGAAGATATACAAGCCGATGCTTATGGACGTAGAACGCATAGAAGCGCCTGACTGCTACCGCTGCCCATGCGGCAGAGAGCGCGGAAATTGCTCAGTCGAGTGTTTCGCCTTCGCGGAACGGCTCTTCGAGGAACACGCCGCCGAATGCTGCGCCGTCATAGTAGAGCCTCTGCTGCAGGGCAGCGCCGGCATGCGCATCTATCCGGCAGAATATTTGACGAAGCTGCGCGCGCTCTGCGATGAATACAATGTGCTGCTCATAGCCGACGAAATAGCGACCGGCTTCGGACGCACGGGGAAAATGTTCGCCTTCGACCACGCCGGAGTAAGTCCGGACATAATGTGCATATCGAAGGGGCTGACGGGCGGCTATATGCCGATGGCTATAACCGTGGTGACCGACGAAATATACGGCGCCTTCTACGCGGACTATCGCGAAGGCAGGGCCTTCATGCACAGCCATACGTACAGCGGCAACCCGCTCGGATGCTCGGCTGCGCTCGCCGTGCAGAAAATCCTGCGAGAAGATAAAACAATAGAAAAAGCAGCGCCGCGCGCGAAATATCTCAACGAGTTGCTGAACGACACATTCGCGGCGCATCCGAACGTCGGCGAAATCCGCCATATCGGCCTCATAAACGCGATAGAGCTGGTGGCTGACAAAAAATCGAAAAAAGGTTTCGACGGTGAAAAGCGCACCGGCTACGCAATTTACAAAGAAGCTCTCAAACGCGGCCTTATCCTGCGTCCGCTCGGCGACGTCATATATTTCAATCCGCCGCTGACTATAACGGAAAGGGAGCTCGAAGAGGCTGTGGCCCGCGCGAAGAGCGCGCTGGACGCAGTGCTTGGGTGA
- a CDS encoding nucleotidyltransferase domain-containing protein yields MEINLNEWCGEFLSKLEKVFGDALVFAGLQGSRGRGEAAADSDIDLVVVLAELTGRELELYSGIISSMPYSEKACGFICGAEELRAWSPSELFLLYHDTAPLYGSLGFITPASWKAAAEKALKDGACAIYHGCCHNRLYARDMETLSALYKAAFFTARVKHYCETGIFLKKVSELTPVAGGADLEILAGFDAFRNGEARAGDFDKLSDALAAWSSGVIKSS; encoded by the coding sequence GTGGAAATCAACTTGAACGAATGGTGCGGCGAGTTTTTGAGCAAGCTTGAAAAAGTTTTCGGAGACGCGCTGGTTTTTGCCGGGCTTCAGGGCAGCCGGGGACGCGGCGAGGCGGCCGCGGACAGCGACATCGACCTCGTGGTAGTGCTCGCGGAGCTGACCGGGAGGGAGCTGGAGCTCTACTCCGGGATAATATCCTCAATGCCGTACTCCGAAAAGGCGTGCGGTTTCATCTGCGGCGCGGAGGAGCTTCGCGCCTGGAGTCCTTCGGAACTTTTCCTTCTTTATCACGATACCGCGCCTCTGTACGGTTCGCTGGGGTTCATAACGCCAGCCTCTTGGAAGGCGGCTGCGGAAAAGGCGCTCAAGGACGGAGCCTGCGCCATCTATCACGGATGCTGCCACAACCGCCTTTACGCGAGGGACATGGAGACGCTTTCCGCGCTCTATAAAGCCGCCTTTTTCACTGCGCGCGTAAAGCACTATTGCGAGACGGGAATATTCCTCAAGAAAGTAAGCGAGCTGACGCCTGTCGCCGGCGGAGCGGATCTTGAGATTTTGGCTGGTTTCGACGCTTTTCGAAACGGGGAGGCGCGCGCCGGTGATTTTGACAAACTCTCCGACGCCCTCGCAGCATGGAGTTCCGGTGTGATAAAAAGCTCGTAG
- a CDS encoding CtsR family transcriptional regulator → MAASSLTRRIEEYIGHLLEENGGGTILLRRKDLAELFECVPSQINYVLRSRFAPENGFIVESQRGGHGYIRVVQLTFKSCDEEAVHLEDLVGNKISEQDSRRLLMNLQNRKIISARERLIIEVALRDQEENGKNLYDISIHKREIMRAALLKKLLTSLALS, encoded by the coding sequence GTGGCTGCGTCAAGTCTTACGAGAAGGATAGAGGAATATATAGGCCATCTTCTTGAAGAAAACGGCGGGGGTACGATTCTGCTTCGGAGGAAAGATCTCGCGGAGCTGTTTGAATGTGTGCCGAGCCAGATAAATTACGTGCTCAGGAGCCGGTTTGCGCCGGAGAACGGCTTTATAGTCGAGAGTCAGCGCGGAGGCCACGGGTATATTCGGGTCGTCCAGCTCACCTTCAAAAGCTGCGACGAAGAGGCCGTCCACCTGGAGGACCTTGTAGGCAACAAAATTTCCGAACAGGATTCCCGCAGGCTTCTGATGAATCTGCAAAACAGAAAAATAATATCCGCGAGGGAGCGCCTCATAATAGAGGTGGCATTGCGCGACCAGGAAGAGAACGGCAAAAATCTGTATGACATTTCGATACATAAAAGAGAGATAATGAGAGCGGCACTGCTCAAAAAATTACTTACTAGCCTTGCGCTTAGTTAG
- a CDS encoding UvrB/UvrC motif-containing protein — protein sequence MLCEHCGTRRAEIHLVNVVNGERHVQHLCRECAGEYFKIDDATNLMRMSFSVEGLMGIDQAFRDLVMPALRSAYAHKKENRRVCPHCGGVLPDSMFERKDDETAPVENAAPAAEEGIMTAEEEMFSLERKMREAVKAEDYETAAKLRDRMAELKNTDIKNTDINEANGEHNV from the coding sequence ATGCTTTGTGAACATTGCGGAACAAGACGTGCGGAGATACACCTCGTCAATGTGGTGAACGGTGAACGGCACGTGCAGCACCTTTGCAGGGAATGCGCCGGAGAGTATTTCAAAATAGACGACGCAACCAATTTAATGAGGATGTCGTTTTCGGTCGAAGGGCTGATGGGGATAGATCAGGCGTTCAGGGATTTGGTCATGCCGGCGCTTCGCAGCGCCTACGCTCACAAAAAGGAAAACCGGCGCGTATGCCCGCACTGCGGCGGCGTGCTGCCGGACTCCATGTTCGAGCGTAAAGACGATGAAACCGCGCCTGTCGAGAACGCGGCCCCGGCGGCGGAAGAAGGCATCATGACCGCCGAGGAGGAGATGTTTTCGCTCGAGCGCAAAATGCGCGAGGCCGTGAAGGCTGAGGACTACGAAACAGCCGCGAAGCTCCGCGACAGAATGGCGGAACTCAAAAATACCGACATAAAAAATACCGACATAAATGAAGCGAATGGAGAACATAACGTATAG
- a CDS encoding ATP-dependent Clp protease ATP-binding subunit, with translation MAQDFTERGKRVFQIAQKEALRMGHDVIGTEHILLGLLYDNDTIISRVLAYNGTSPEAIVSEIERNAGVGTPYTEPRDLPMSTRAKYVIDLAMREARRMGMNYIGTEHIFLAILAEKGGMAAQVLEAHGMTLAGCRALIAELREGGRTVGSGAPKEQRQSQQGAGRGTPSNTPMVDQLATDLTKMAANGELDPVIGRAKEIQRVVQILSRRTKNNPVLIGEPGVGKTAVAEGLAQKINSGDIPEVLKGKRVMQLNVANLVAGTKYRGEFEERMRRLVKEIRETKGIILFIDEIHTIVGAGGAEGAVDAANILKPCLARGEFQVIGATTINEYRKYIEKDAALERRFQPVQVDEPSEEETVLILKGLRDRYEEHHRVRITDAALEAAASLSKRYITDRFLPDKAIDLIDEASARARIKTLEAPDELKALERSIDDLRKEKEEAAAAQEFEKAAYLRDEERKAKEQSEQWRREWTEKQNKLKPEIKAEDIAEIVAESTGIPVTQLTEEESRRLLRMEDELRKRVIGQDEALHAVARAVRRARSGMKDPKRPVGSFLFLGPTGVGKTELARSLAEFLFGSEDAMIRVDMSEYMERHEAAKLIGAPPGYVGFEEGGKLTEAVRRRPYSVVLFDEIEKAHPDVFNILLQLLEDGRLTDGKGHVSDFRNCVVIMTSNVGVTENMKTRALGFGGTESAEAAGRRQMRETVMEAARKAFRPEFLNRIDEILVFEPLGRETLLKIVDVMLDEVVKRARSNGVEIEADESAKKYILDKGYDPKYGARPLRRTIQRMVEDEISNRLLEGAVSSGDRIKVTSDGERLDFEKI, from the coding sequence ATGGCTCAGGATTTTACGGAACGCGGAAAACGCGTATTTCAAATAGCACAAAAAGAGGCCCTCAGAATGGGGCATGACGTCATAGGAACCGAGCATATACTGCTTGGGCTGCTCTATGACAACGACACCATAATCTCGCGGGTGCTCGCATATAACGGGACGTCGCCGGAGGCCATCGTGAGCGAGATAGAGCGCAACGCCGGGGTCGGCACTCCTTACACGGAGCCGCGCGACCTTCCGATGAGCACCCGCGCCAAGTACGTCATCGACCTCGCGATGCGCGAGGCGCGGCGCATGGGCATGAACTACATCGGTACGGAGCATATCTTTCTCGCCATACTCGCGGAAAAAGGCGGAATGGCGGCGCAGGTGCTCGAGGCGCACGGAATGACGCTCGCGGGATGCCGTGCTCTTATCGCGGAGCTGCGCGAAGGCGGCAGAACGGTCGGCTCCGGCGCTCCTAAGGAGCAGCGTCAAAGCCAGCAGGGTGCGGGGCGAGGAACGCCGTCGAACACGCCGATGGTGGATCAGCTTGCGACGGATCTGACGAAGATGGCCGCGAACGGCGAGCTCGACCCGGTCATAGGACGCGCGAAGGAGATACAGCGCGTCGTTCAGATACTTTCGCGCCGGACTAAAAACAATCCGGTGCTCATCGGCGAGCCCGGCGTTGGAAAGACGGCTGTGGCCGAAGGGCTGGCGCAAAAGATCAACTCGGGCGACATCCCGGAGGTGCTTAAGGGCAAGCGCGTCATGCAGCTCAACGTAGCGAACCTCGTCGCCGGCACAAAATACCGCGGCGAATTCGAGGAGCGCATGAGACGGCTCGTCAAGGAAATCAGAGAGACGAAGGGGATCATCCTTTTCATAGACGAGATACATACCATCGTCGGAGCAGGCGGAGCCGAAGGCGCCGTCGACGCTGCGAACATACTCAAGCCGTGCCTAGCGCGCGGAGAGTTCCAGGTAATAGGCGCGACGACGATAAACGAGTACCGTAAATATATCGAAAAGGACGCGGCGCTCGAACGGCGGTTCCAGCCCGTCCAGGTGGACGAGCCGAGTGAGGAGGAGACCGTGCTCATACTGAAGGGGCTCCGGGACAGATATGAGGAACACCACAGAGTGCGCATAACCGACGCTGCGCTGGAGGCTGCGGCTTCTTTATCGAAACGCTACATTACAGACAGGTTCCTTCCGGATAAAGCGATAGACCTGATCGACGAAGCGTCCGCGCGCGCGCGTATAAAGACGCTCGAAGCTCCCGACGAGCTAAAGGCCCTCGAGAGAAGCATAGACGACCTTAGAAAGGAAAAAGAGGAGGCCGCGGCGGCGCAGGAGTTTGAGAAAGCCGCATATCTGCGCGACGAGGAGCGTAAGGCCAAGGAGCAGAGCGAGCAGTGGCGCAGGGAATGGACTGAAAAGCAGAACAAGCTGAAGCCGGAGATAAAGGCCGAGGATATAGCGGAAATAGTCGCGGAAAGCACGGGCATCCCCGTGACGCAGCTTACGGAAGAAGAGAGCCGCCGCCTGCTCCGCATGGAGGACGAGCTCAGAAAACGCGTCATTGGGCAGGACGAGGCGCTTCACGCCGTAGCCAGAGCCGTGCGCCGCGCCAGAAGCGGAATGAAAGACCCGAAACGCCCCGTAGGCAGCTTCCTATTTCTGGGACCCACCGGGGTCGGCAAAACGGAGCTGGCGCGGTCGCTTGCGGAGTTTCTCTTCGGCAGCGAGGACGCCATGATACGTGTAGACATGAGCGAATACATGGAGCGCCACGAGGCGGCCAAGCTGATAGGAGCGCCGCCTGGGTACGTCGGATTCGAGGAGGGCGGCAAGCTTACCGAGGCTGTGCGCCGCCGCCCGTACTCCGTGGTGCTGTTCGACGAGATAGAGAAAGCGCATCCGGACGTATTCAACATTTTGCTCCAGCTGCTCGAGGACGGACGGCTGACCGACGGCAAGGGCCACGTCAGCGACTTCAGAAACTGCGTCGTCATCATGACGAGCAACGTCGGCGTGACGGAGAACATGAAGACGCGGGCTCTCGGCTTCGGCGGCACGGAGAGTGCGGAGGCCGCCGGCAGACGGCAGATGCGCGAGACCGTTATGGAGGCGGCGCGCAAAGCGTTCCGCCCCGAATTCCTGAACAGGATAGACGAAATACTCGTATTCGAGCCGCTCGGACGCGAAACACTTCTGAAAATAGTAGACGTCATGCTGGACGAAGTCGTCAAACGCGCGCGCAGCAACGGCGTCGAGATAGAGGCGGACGAAAGCGCGAAAAAATACATCCTCGACAAGGGCTACGACCCCAAATATGGAGCCAGGCCGCTTCGCCGTACAATTCAGCGGATGGTGGAGGACGAAATATCAAACCGCCTGCTCGAAGGCGCGGTAAGCTCAGGCGACAGGATAAAGGTCACGTCGGATGGCGAACGCCTCGATTTTGAGAAAATATAG
- a CDS encoding peptidyl-prolyl cis-trans isomerase, with protein sequence MSVKKKVLAGILTALCAAAFASAGFAEEKSAPAESPKPVVTAGQETLTDREMLQLLQSSAGGNVMMVGLMLTQSTLADRVEMANQMADTLLFAEGARLEGLAERDDIAFRLKWQRVQLLVEAYIQERSAKWDMSEKALKNYYNAHKDEFVQAAGAHVRHILTSSESSATNAILDIYKDKDFAKTAEKFSRDTTTAARGGDLGWVEKGMMPEPLASEIEKAQLKSLSAPVKTDLGWHVFEVLERRPEKQLTFDEARKEVEQRMQMYYIDEDLKALREKLGVKVDEAALENLAGIPAAPEVEPALELPEENAAPASGDVTPPEAEKQ encoded by the coding sequence ATGTCAGTAAAGAAGAAAGTTCTCGCGGGTATTTTGACCGCGTTATGCGCCGCGGCGTTCGCCTCCGCCGGCTTCGCCGAAGAAAAGAGCGCGCCAGCCGAGTCGCCGAAGCCTGTCGTGACGGCGGGACAAGAAACTCTGACCGACAGGGAAATGCTGCAGCTGCTTCAGAGCTCCGCCGGCGGCAACGTGATGATGGTGGGGCTTATGCTCACCCAATCGACGCTCGCCGACAGAGTGGAAATGGCGAATCAGATGGCGGACACTCTGCTCTTTGCGGAAGGCGCGCGGCTCGAGGGCCTGGCCGAGCGCGATGACATCGCCTTCAGATTGAAATGGCAGCGCGTACAACTATTGGTCGAGGCGTACATACAGGAACGCAGCGCCAAATGGGACATGAGTGAAAAGGCTTTGAAGAATTACTACAACGCGCATAAGGACGAATTCGTCCAGGCCGCAGGCGCGCACGTGCGTCACATCCTTACCTCGTCGGAAAGCTCGGCGACCAACGCCATACTCGACATCTACAAAGACAAGGACTTCGCCAAGACGGCTGAAAAATTCAGCCGCGACACAACCACGGCGGCGCGCGGAGGAGACCTCGGCTGGGTCGAAAAAGGCATGATGCCGGAGCCGCTCGCCTCCGAGATAGAGAAAGCGCAGCTCAAATCGCTTTCCGCCCCTGTCAAGACAGACCTAGGCTGGCATGTATTCGAAGTGCTTGAGCGCCGTCCCGAGAAACAACTGACATTTGACGAGGCGCGCAAAGAGGTCGAACAGCGCATGCAGATGTACTACATCGACGAGGACTTGAAAGCGCTTCGTGAAAAACTCGGCGTCAAAGTTGACGAAGCGGCGCTCGAAAACCTCGCCGGCATTCCCGCGGCGCCGGAAGTCGAACCGGCCCTGGAGCTCCCGGAGGAAAACGCCGCTCCGGCGTCAGGCGACGTAACGCCGCCGGAAGCCGAAAAGCAGTAG
- a CDS encoding mechanosensitive ion channel family protein: protein MSVFEEVMSRLPLASGEAFAEFILKNMATIVLVVFTLVLWIFLDRAACRVIRRLFRIAEDRAKLSMRGAEEGRVDIVIYRMATLRQLTTQLARAMLGLAMCFAILAAIGINIRPVLAGIGIAGLGISLAAQSLIKDVINGVLIVVEDQYNVNDWVRIGSYEGTVELFTLRLTRLRSLEGNLIMIPNSTIQDVINYTKDWSYAAIYVTIPYEDDYAKAKEIMTALAEETINSGDPQIYSQYAFSGITDYLPDGVKFRCLIKTAPGYQWKVGYKFRETLRARFSDAGIRFAYPAASNYINRPVQSSASEAARCERTDAGSVGKD, encoded by the coding sequence TTGTCGGTTTTTGAGGAAGTAATGAGCCGTCTGCCGCTCGCGAGCGGAGAGGCGTTCGCTGAATTCATCCTGAAAAACATGGCGACGATAGTGCTCGTCGTCTTTACGCTTGTGCTATGGATATTTCTGGACAGGGCCGCCTGCCGCGTCATCCGCCGTCTTTTCCGCATAGCGGAGGACCGCGCCAAACTGTCGATGCGCGGCGCGGAAGAGGGCAGAGTCGACATAGTCATATACAGGATGGCGACGCTGCGCCAGCTCACGACGCAGCTCGCCCGCGCGATGCTGGGGCTCGCCATGTGCTTCGCCATACTCGCCGCGATAGGGATCAACATCCGCCCCGTGCTCGCCGGTATCGGGATAGCCGGACTCGGCATTTCACTGGCGGCCCAGAGCCTCATTAAGGACGTAATCAACGGCGTGCTGATAGTCGTCGAGGACCAGTACAACGTCAACGACTGGGTGCGCATCGGAAGCTACGAGGGCACGGTCGAACTCTTCACACTGCGCCTTACCCGTCTCCGCAGCCTGGAGGGAAACCTTATCATGATTCCGAACAGCACGATACAGGACGTCATAAACTACACCAAGGATTGGTCGTATGCAGCGATATATGTGACGATACCATACGAGGACGACTACGCCAAGGCGAAGGAGATAATGACGGCGCTCGCTGAAGAAACTATAAACTCAGGCGACCCGCAGATTTACAGTCAGTACGCTTTCAGCGGCATCACCGACTATCTGCCGGACGGCGTGAAATTCCGCTGTCTTATAAAAACCGCGCCTGGGTATCAGTGGAAGGTAGGATACAAGTTCAGGGAGACGCTGCGCGCCCGTTTTTCCGATGCGGGCATACGCTTCGCCTATCCCGCGGCCAGCAACTACATAAACAGACCCGTTCAAAGCTCCGCTTCGGAAGCGGCGCGGTGCGAACGGACGGACGCAGGATCAGTGGGAAAAGATTAA
- the mraZ gene encoding division/cell wall cluster transcriptional repressor MraZ — protein MGALLMLVGSYNHKIDGKGRTVLPSKFRGELGSSVVATIGIDRCIALYPVQRWEELLEKLKDLSSFKKKARDFRRVLLSMATEQEIDGAGRILVPQILRDYAGACTEVTLIGAEDHLEIWDTAKWEEHRAEVLADFSDMAEELEEI, from the coding sequence GTGGGTGCATTATTGATGCTGGTGGGAAGCTACAACCACAAGATCGACGGAAAGGGCAGGACTGTGCTGCCCTCCAAGTTCCGCGGCGAGCTTGGTTCGTCGGTCGTAGCGACCATCGGTATCGACCGCTGCATAGCGCTTTACCCAGTGCAGCGCTGGGAAGAGCTTCTTGAAAAGCTGAAAGATCTCTCGTCGTTTAAGAAAAAAGCCCGCGATTTTCGACGCGTCCTGCTTTCTATGGCGACGGAGCAGGAAATAGACGGCGCCGGAAGGATACTCGTACCCCAGATACTGCGCGATTATGCCGGAGCCTGCACGGAGGTTACTCTGATAGGAGCCGAGGACCATCTAGAGATTTGGGATACGGCTAAGTGGGAGGAACACCGCGCCGAGGTTCTGGCTGATTTCAGCGATATGGCCGAGGAGCTTGAAGAGATATGA
- the rsmH gene encoding 16S rRNA (cytosine(1402)-N(4))-methyltransferase RsmH: MKEHTPVMLNEVLAAVAELERMDVFVDATLGLAGHSSRVLEEHAGAKLYGFDQDAEARAIAAERLAPFAGRWKIIADNFRRIGGLADEGDFEGADAVLFDLGVSNLQLTEAGRGFSFQNDGPLDMRMNSGDGSDGRTAADILESSDIASLTAIFRDYGEERYAFQIAKGIVRNRERGGVLRTTGELVELIRKILPAPVQRRMGGHPARRVFQALRIAVNDEMGALDEALDGALSILRPGGKIIVISYHSLEDRMVKHRFRKWKEEGEGEPNPRKAVLPAGEETEANHKSRSAKMRVFQKFDEEDERGGAEDAPKRA, translated from the coding sequence ATGAAAGAGCATACGCCTGTCATGCTGAACGAAGTTTTGGCCGCCGTCGCGGAGCTTGAGCGGATGGACGTGTTTGTAGACGCGACGCTCGGCCTCGCGGGGCACAGCTCGCGCGTGCTTGAAGAGCATGCCGGCGCGAAGCTTTACGGCTTCGACCAGGACGCTGAAGCGCGGGCGATCGCCGCCGAACGCCTGGCTCCGTTTGCGGGACGTTGGAAGATAATCGCGGATAACTTCCGCCGCATAGGCGGACTCGCGGACGAAGGGGACTTCGAAGGCGCCGACGCCGTGCTCTTTGACCTCGGCGTATCAAACCTTCAGCTCACCGAAGCCGGACGCGGCTTTTCGTTCCAGAACGACGGCCCGCTCGATATGAGAATGAATTCTGGCGACGGGTCTGATGGGCGGACTGCGGCCGATATTCTTGAAAGTTCCGACATAGCCTCGCTGACCGCGATATTCAGAGACTACGGGGAAGAACGCTACGCCTTTCAGATAGCGAAGGGGATAGTCAGAAACCGTGAGCGCGGCGGCGTGCTGCGCACAACGGGCGAGCTTGTCGAGCTCATCAGAAAGATACTTCCCGCCCCGGTTCAGCGGAGGATGGGAGGACATCCGGCGCGGCGTGTCTTTCAGGCGCTGCGCATAGCGGTAAACGACGAAATGGGCGCGCTCGACGAAGCGCTGGACGGCGCTCTCTCCATTCTGCGTCCAGGCGGAAAGATCATCGTCATCTCGTATCATTCGCTGGAGGACAGGATGGTCAAGCACAGGTTCAGAAAATGGAAGGAAGAGGGCGAAGGGGAGCCTAATCCCAGAAAAGCCGTTCTTCCGGCCGGAGAAGAGACTGAAGCGAACCACAAATCGCGCAGCGCCAAAATGAGGGTATTTCAAAAATTTGACGAAGAAGACGAGAGGGGAGGGGCCGAGGATGCGCCGAAACGGGCATAA